The Moorena producens PAL-8-15-08-1 genomic interval CAGGCAAAATCAGGATTCTTTTTGGTGACGTTGGTAAAAATCTTTTTGATAGCAGTCAATCGCTTAGCATCCGAAGCTTTAACACCGTCAAAATCCCAAGAAGACATCATGATACTGAGACCGTAGTTATATACGAACCGAGAGAAGCCAGCGCAACCAGCTAAGAAGCCAGATTGTTTGTGATTGACTTTAAGTTCTCGTTTGAGTGCATACATGATGTGTATCCTGGGAATTCGACCTTAAACTTGTACTTCCATTTCTACTTTAGCGCAATTTTCCGGATTGTCGATGTTTTTGTCAATATTTTCTTGAATTGGTTGGACAGATCGACGTAGACCGTAGAGCCGACAAGAGAAACAGTGAATAATTGCCATCAGGTCTTCCACCATTTCTTGTTGGGGACTAAGTGACTCATTGTTAGTCACAACGATATTACAATCACAATAGTTAGCTAACTCAACGATCAGCTCGAAGGCAAACCTACATAGACGGTCTTTGTGAGCTACGACGATTGTAGAAATCTGTCCGGATAGCATACGGAATATCAGGTTTAGAAACTTCTTACGTTTGAAATTAAGACCACCACCGACTTCTTTAATCACTTCATCAATTTGAATTCCAGAAGCACAGCAGAAGGTATCCATAGCTTTGACCTGGTTTTCAAGTTCGGGTTTGAGAGCGGGGGATGATACGCGACAATAAACAACTACCAGCCGCTTGGCATGATCACGGGATAGACCTTTAAGTTGATTGATATGCTTCTGGGTGTAAATACGATGATTGCCAAGGCTGCGATCGGCTACCAATTTTCCCGAAATATCCCAACGCTGGAGAGTTCTAACGGTGACACCGGCGATTTTGGCGAATTCATGAGGACGATAATGCATCTTCGACAATCCTGTGTAGGTTTGTCGAAGATTGTGGATGATTCAAGGACTAATTGTCAACTCTCAAAGCATGCTGAAATCCCTGAGACCTGAGGGGTGAAAAGTTCTCTCCACAGGAAAGTTCTACAATCTCAGGAATTTGGTCTTTCAGAGCTAGGAGTCCATTCATAGCTAATGCGATCGCATCCGGTGAAGCGTCTTCTTTCCACTTGAACAAAATAATATGCTCGATCATGTTTACTTAAAAGTTCCTAAATTCCCATTACCACAGGCCAGGTGTTAAATGTTCAGATTAAACACCGATTTCAGAACCTAATCATTCCATAATTACGTCACACCCTCAATATCAATGGTTTTCTGATCTGCCTCAATCAGTACCTGCTGCATAATCGGTGAAAGGTTTTCATTGAGCCGTCCAGAACGAATAAATTCGGCGTAGGTATCAGCTTCAATATCTAACATGGTTTCTTGAAGTTGCTCAAGCTCAAGAGTTTCGAGTTCAGGGTGGTTACTCCGTAACTCCTCAATTTCATTGTTAATCGTTGTCAGTTGGGAATCGATAAGTTTGGTTTGATAGCGCCACAGGTCTGAATCGATTTCTGTGGTGTTTAAGCCCTCCTCAAGATAATTTCTGACCCGATTCAGGGCGATGCGACGGGCAAGAACTTCAGAATATTGCTGACGTAAGGGTTGGTCACCAATTAAATTTAACTTTTCGAGAAACCATCGAGTGGTTAACCCTTGGACTAGCAGGGTAAACAGTACCACCCCAAACACAGTTTCGATAATATCTTGTCGTCCTTCTAACACAACTGGCACACTTAAGGCCAGAGCAATGGAAACCGAACCTCGCAAGCCACCCCACCATAGGACGGTTTGTTCCCGCCAACCAATTTGAGAGTTGACCAAGATATTGCTGAGTGCGCCCAAACCATAAACTGCGATCGCTCTGGTGAGTAGTACAGCCAAGATAGTAACCGCAATTAATTTGATATTTTGCCCTAAACTAGCTATTTTGATTTGGTCACCAATCAGTAGAAAGACAATCGAGTTCACAAAAAAGGCTAAAAAGTCCCAAAACTCAGAGACAATCAACCGGGTACGGGGGTTCATACCAATGCGGGAGCCAAAATTGCCCAAGATCACCCCAACGGTGACTACCCCAATCACACCAGATCCCCCTAGTTCCT includes:
- a CDS encoding helix-turn-helix domain-containing protein; this translates as MYALKRELKVNHKQSGFLAGCAGFSRFVYNYGLSIMMSSWDFDGVKASDAKRLTAIKKIFTNVTKKNPDFAWCFMDLTQT
- a CDS encoding IS607 family transposase; its protein translation is MHYRPHEFAKIAGVTVRTLQRWDISGKLVADRSLGNHRIYTQKHINQLKGLSRDHAKRLVVVYCRVSSPALKPELENQVKAMDTFCCASGIQIDEVIKEVGGGLNFKRKKFLNLIFRMLSGQISTIVVAHKDRLCRFAFELIVELANYCDCNIVVTNNESLSPQQEMVEDLMAIIHCFSCRLYGLRRSVQPIQENIDKNIDNPENCAKVEMEVQV
- a CDS encoding Dabb family protein produces the protein MIEHIILFKWKEDASPDAIALAMNGLLALKDQIPEIVELSCGENFSPLRSQGFQHALRVDN
- a CDS encoding Na+/H+ antiporter, yielding MSLESTVGEVAIKQNLEQFLLVLSVSLSVATLSRIFSWFRKIPYTLLLVIVGLGLAFVDVRLVNLSPELILEIFLPPLLFEAAWNIRWRDLRRDLVPVSLFAIAGVIISVVGIAFAINQLTGLPLTIALLVGASLSATDPVSVIALFRELGADKRLKTLMEGESLFNDGVAVVAFSLLVGLPLGLEEFSIATSVARFLGFVGIGIGIGCIIGFGISYATQRFDLPLVEQSLTLVSAYGTYLIVEELGGSGVIGVVTVGVILGNFGSRIGMNPRTRLIVSEFWDFLAFFVNSIVFLLIGDQIKIASLGQNIKLIAVTILAVLLTRAIAVYGLGALSNILVNSQIGWREQTVLWWGGLRGSVSIALALSVPVVLEGRQDIIETVFGVVLFTLLVQGLTTRWFLEKLNLIGDQPLRQQYSEVLARRIALNRVRNYLEEGLNTTEIDSDLWRYQTKLIDSQLTTINNEIEELRSNHPELETLELEQLQETMLDIEADTYAEFIRSGRLNENLSPIMQQVLIEADQKTIDIEGVT